One Nicotiana sylvestris chromosome 12, ASM39365v2, whole genome shotgun sequence genomic window carries:
- the LOC104219459 gene encoding O-fucosyltransferase 6-like, which yields MKYRKQRHETAAVFIGLPIVLLFRRRRRIYHLLPFLSALSGALLLLFTLLSYLSPPINSRHRHFISRSSFNNGTEFRKKLLEEQVFRVPMGGGSLSSRDLWNSKKSNFYHGCSVATDQFPTAEVNTLPNRYLMIATSGGLNQQRTGIIDAVVAAHILNAILVIPKLDQESYWNDSSDFSEIFDVNWFISYLSKDVKIIKDLPRMGNKLIKPHTTRVPRKCNAKCYQTRIQPILVKKHAVQLTKFDYRLSNRLDTELQKLRCRINYHALKFTDPIIEMGKKLVERIRKKSKHFLALHLRFESDMLAFSGCYYGGGEKERLELGKIRKRWKTLHSRNPDKERRNGKCPLTPEEVGLMLRALGFGNDVHIYIASGEIYGGDETLAPLKAFFPNFYTKETLASKEELAPFSSFSSRMAALDFIVCDESDVFVSNNNGNMARMLAGRRRYFGHKPTIRPNAKKLNKLFMDRNNMTWEEFASHVQNYQIGFMGDPMEVKQGRGEFHENPSACICENSNVKDREDITIPGNFAMNFDKGTDSADDSARRSFGEVIDGHISEDEQDLFDTTDYMENEVDQGRALPKEMKADSSQLFFKTEQPELEEMFSD from the exons ATGAAATACAGAAAGCAACGCCATGAGACGGCGGCGGTGTTTATCGGACTTCCGATCGTTTTACTATTCCGTCGACGCCGTCGCATTTACCACCTCCTCCCTTTCCTCTCAGCTTTATCCGGCGCTCTTCTCCTTTTATTTACGCTTCTCTCTTACCTTTCTCCTCCTATTAATAGCCGCCATCGTCACTTTATCAGCCGCAGCTCG TTTAATAACGGAACGGAGTTTCGAAAGAAGCTTCTAGAAGAACAGGTGTTTCGGGTTCCG ATGGGTGGAGGGAGCTTAAGCAGCCGAGACCTGTGGAATTCGAAGAAATCGAATTTCTACCATGGTTGCAGTGTTGCCACTGACCAGTTTCCAA CTGCTGAGGTGAATACACTTCCTAATAGGTACTTGATGATTGCAACAAGTGGAGGCTTGAATCAACAGAGAACAGGG ATTATTGATGCTGTTGTTGCAGCTCATATCTTGAATGCCATCCTTGTAATTCCGAAGCTGGACCAAGAATCTTATTGGAACGACTCAAG TGACTTCTCCGAAATTTTTGATGTCAACTGGTTTATTTCATACCTATCAAAAGATGTCAAAATTATTAAGGATCTCCCAAGAATGGGAAATAAACTCATAAAACCGCATACAACACGTGTTCCAAGGAAGTGCAACGCTAAGTGTTATCAGACTCGTATCCAGCCCATTTTAGTTAAAAAACAC GCTGTTCAGTTAACAAAATTTGATTACAGACTCTCCAATCGTTTGGATACAGAGCTACAGAAGCTGAGATGTAGAATCAACTATCATGCATTGAAGTTTACTGATCCCATAATTGAAATGGGAAAAAAATTGGTTGAAAGGATAAGAAAGAAAAGCAAGCATTTCCTTGCGCTACATCTAAG GTTTGAATCAGATATGCTAGCATTCTCAGGATGCTATTATGGTGGAGGAGAAAAGGAAAGGCTAGAACTGGGTAAAATACGAAAGAGGTGGAAGACGTTACAT TCAAGAAATCCAGATAAAGAAAGAAGGAATGGAAAATGTCCTCTAACTCCTGAGGAAGTCGGTCTTATGCTTAGAGCACTTGGTTTTGGTAATGATGTTCATATTTATATCGCATCAGGGGAAATCTATGGGGGTGACGAGACATTGGCTCCTCTTAAGGCTTTCTTTCCAAATTTTTACACCAAAGAGACACTTGCCAGCAAGGAGGAGCTGGCACCATTCTCTTCCTTTTCTTCCAGAATGGCTGCTTTGGATTTCATTGTTTGCGATGAGAGTGATGTTTTTGTATCAAATAACAATGGCAATATGGCAAGAATGCTTGCTGGACGAAG GAGATATTTTGGTCACAAGCCAACTATCCGTCCAAATGCTAAGAAGCTAAATAAGTTGTTTATGGATCGAAATAACATGACGTGGGAAGAGTTTGCCTCGCATGTTCAAAATTATCAAATAGGTTTCATGGGAGATCCAATGGAGGTAAAGCAAGGGAGGGGTGAATTTCATGAAAATCCATCAGCATGCATTTGTGAAAATTCCAATGTCAAGGATAGAGAAGATATAACTATTCCTGGAAATTTTGCAATGAATTTTGATAAGGGCACTGATTCTGCTGATGATAGTGCTAGGAGATCTTTTGGTGAAGTGATTGATGGTCACATTAGTGAAGATGAGCAAGATTTGTTTGATACAACAGATTATATGGAGAATGAAGTTGATCAGGGAAGAGCATTACCTAAAGAAATGAAGGCAGACTCTAGCCAACTTTTCTTTAAAACAGAACAACCAGAATTGGAAGAGATGTTCTCAGATTAA